A window of Candidatus Thermoplasmatota archaeon contains these coding sequences:
- a CDS encoding PD-(D/E)XK nuclease family protein, with protein MGNGKAFSASELEKYGYCPLSWWLSKNEVDEEDLSEGERKHAKIASEITKISKWEGHAKESETAVLYFAIAATLISVLGVTILQREQIVGEILSAISLIWLLASSYFLYKAETLSTPLDRLISERVVLSFAMIATVIAIFSVSIVVFESVLLSQVLQVIALSWLVGAAYFLYRSLKHLQVAKAKRESYDVRDGKIAFIDDERIRPMMFESEKHGLRGRPDYVVLEEEFHIPVEIKTGRTPRGPLFSHILQTAAYCVLLEEEYGDPPPYGILKYGEVEHEIDYTPDLKELVLNKLEEMRKARRTGVVHRNHGRRMKCVHCSRRSVCPEKLA; from the coding sequence GTGGGAAACGGAAAGGCGTTCTCTGCAAGCGAGCTCGAGAAATATGGATACTGCCCGCTCAGTTGGTGGTTGAGCAAGAATGAGGTGGACGAGGAAGACCTCTCAGAAGGAGAGAGGAAGCATGCCAAGATAGCCTCGGAAATCACCAAGATAAGTAAGTGGGAAGGTCATGCCAAGGAGTCTGAGACAGCCGTTCTCTACTTTGCCATAGCCGCCACTCTCATTTCCGTTCTCGGAGTGACGATTCTGCAGAGAGAGCAGATCGTTGGCGAGATCCTCAGTGCCATCTCGCTGATATGGTTGCTGGCTTCTTCCTACTTCCTCTACAAGGCGGAGACACTCTCGACTCCCCTGGACCGTCTGATATCAGAGAGAGTCGTCCTGAGCTTCGCGATGATAGCAACGGTAATCGCCATTTTCTCTGTCTCAATCGTCGTTTTTGAGAGCGTACTCCTCAGTCAGGTGCTGCAGGTGATTGCCCTCAGCTGGCTGGTTGGCGCAGCCTACTTCCTCTACAGGTCGCTGAAGCACTTGCAGGTGGCCAAGGCGAAGCGGGAGTCGTACGACGTGAGAGACGGAAAGATAGCGTTCATAGACGACGAGCGGATCAGGCCGATGATGTTCGAGTCCGAGAAGCACGGGCTCAGGGGGAGACCCGACTACGTCGTCCTCGAAGAGGAGTTCCATATCCCCGTGGAGATCAAGACGGGGAGGACGCCCCGGGGCCCGCTGTTCTCGCACATCCTACAGACCGCCGCTTACTGTGTCCTTCTTGAGGAAGAATATGGCGATCCTCCTCCATATGGCATTCTGAAGTACGGAGAGGTCGAGCACGAGATCGATTACACTCCTGACCTCAAGGAGCTCGTTCTGAACAAGCTGGAGGAAATGCGGAAGGCCAGAAGAACCGGTGTCGTTCACAGGAACCACGGCAGACGGATGAAGTGCGTCCACTGCTCTCGAAGGAGCGTCTGTCCCGAGAAGTTGGCCTAG